The proteins below come from a single Macadamia integrifolia cultivar HAES 741 unplaced genomic scaffold, SCU_Mint_v3 scaffold484, whole genome shotgun sequence genomic window:
- the LOC122068942 gene encoding WEB family protein At1g75720-like has translation MEPLSPPCEKTITAYHSTVDTSRPFRSVKEAVALFGERFLAGDIYSQKVNYPSPRKEVNRKPVLLNPKQVRDDEHVLANALKKLEAELEETKEDLKLLKERESETETVLASLNAELHKNMSKMAQAEAMAAAKVVATKAIVVRENREDEIIEEEDEVRKKDPIVRTESSLSLAKILSLGEKDHGYYYGITKNHKKMMKKKPIIPLVGDLLFSRKKGSSTTLHNPLYSSSIL, from the coding sequence ATGGAACCCCTATCCCCTCCTTGTGAGAAGACAATCACTGCCTATCACTCCACCGTCGACACTTCTCGCCCTTTCCGGTCAGTCAAAGAAGCCGTCGCATTATTCGGTGAGAGGTTTCTAGCCGGTGACATCTACTCTCAAAAGGTTAATTACCCCAGCCCCAGAAAGGAAGTGAACCGAAAACCAGTCCTATTAAATCCCAAACAAGTTAGAGATGATGAACATGTACTGGCAAATGCATTGAAGAAGCTAGAAGCTGAACTGGAGGAGACCAAGGAAGATTTGAAGCTACTGAAAGAGAGGGAATCAGAGACAGAAACAGTATTGGCTTCACTAAATGCTGAGCTTCACAAGAACATGTCTAAGATGGCCCAGGCAGAAGCAATGGCAGCTGCAAAGGTGGTTGCTACAAAAGCTATAGTTGTTAGGGAGAACAGAGAAGATGAAATCAttgaggaggaagatgaggtGAGGAAAAAGGACCCAATAGTGAGGACAGAGAGCTCTCTATCTCTAGCTAAAATACTTAGTCTTGGGGAGAAAGATCATGGTTATTACTATGGAATCACAAAGAACCataagaaaatgatgaagaagaagcctATAATTCCTCTTGTGGGAGACTTGCTGTTCTCAAGGAAGAAAGGGTCTTCCACCACCCTCCATAACCCACTCTATTCATCCTCCATTCTATag
- the LOC122068929 gene encoding protein BCCIP homolog — translation MPRRPTRRLHFPKPQPFVFSAFGRSVAAATFKHKRQTHNPNFKEKVLSKSSDDDKFLKHSMKDEMGVSESSDEEEHNEIVQADFAFFDPKPDDFHGVKILLLSYLDNKQWDLSGFVDLILAQTTVGTVVKLEDADDDGLFSVVTALNMGRYKDHRCITELNKFLIEVCQEKDVLSKLRLILGEEASNVGLLVSQRVANLPPQLLPPLYDALFDEASWATEDEPTEELQDSFRFKFYLVLTRIYKHKDANRQKGISKYCSDEPIIYIKPEDEIFHKLSSWSFNFPLQTQQMATHELRNYRLTGLVMAVEADKIPTFRKDLKSLISES, via the exons ATGCCCCGAAGACCAACAAGACGCCTCCATTTTCCGAAACCACAGCCTTTTGTTTTCTCTGCCTTTGGTCGTTCTGTCGCTGCCGCTACCTTCAAGCACAAGCGTCAAACCCACAACCCCAACTTCAAAGAAAAAGTTCTCTCCAAATCCTCAG ATGATGACAAGTTCTTGAAGCACTCTATGAAAGATGAGATGGGAGTATCTGAATCTTCTGATGAAGAAGAGCACAAT GAAATCGTCCAAGCTGATTTTGCATTCTTTGATCCAAAACCTGATGACTTTCATGGAGTGAAGATCTTGCTGCTGAGCTACCTTGATAACAAGCAGTGGGATTTGAGTGGATTTGTAGACTTGATACTGGCACAGACCACAGTGGGGACAGTAGTTAAGTTAGAGGATGCAGACGATGATGGGCTGTTCTCTGTTGTTACTGCTCTTAACATGGGGCGATATAAG GATCACAGATGCATTACAGAGCTCAACAAGTTTTTGATTGAAGTATGCCAAGAGAAGGATGTATTAAGTAAACTTAGATTGATTTTGGGAGAGGAAGCATCAAATGTTGGGCTATTGGTTTCCCAGCGAGTGGCGAATCTTCCTCCTCAGCTTTTGCCACCACTCTATGATGCCCTTTTTGATGAAGCCTCATGGGCAACAGAAGATGAG CCAACAGAGGAGCTCCAGGATTCCTTCCGCTTTAAGTTTTATTTAGTGTTAACTAGAATCTACAAG CATAAGGATGCCAACCGACAGAAGGGTATATCAAAATATTGCAGTGATGAACCAATAATATATATTAAGCCagaagatgaaatttttcataAG ttaaGCTCGTGGTCCTTCAATTTTCCCCTTCAGACTCAGCAGATGGCTACACATGAG CTGAGGAATTACAGGCTGACAGGACTTGTTATGGCTGTGGAAGCAGACAAGATTCCTACATTTCGCAAGGACTTGAAATCTCTAATAAGTGAATCTTGA